In a genomic window of Flavobacterium lipolyticum:
- a CDS encoding DEAD/DEAH box helicase produces the protein MNKKHHSNNILSNLGIESLNEMQEVAQDAILNDNNVLLLSPTGSGKTLAFLLPILELLQPEILSVQCLILVPSRELGLQIEQVWKKMGTPYKVNICYGGHSIDTEIKNLSNPPAVLIGTPGRIADHIDRDTFRTDKIQTLVLDEFDKSLQLGFHEQMSYIIGKLTKLNKRVLVSATSDIEIPRYTRVVNPTVLDFIPEEEEKTNLSMKMVVSPAKDKLDSLFNLICSLKSQSAIIFCNHRDAAERISDTLNEKGIYATYYHGGMDQEERERALIQFRNGSMSYLITTDLAARGLDIPEMKHVIHYHLPLKEDEFTHRNGRTARMQASGTAYIIVHESEKQLDYIDYGMEVLEVASTTVLPKPPQFQTIYISGGKKTKLNKIDIVGFFSQKGKLEKGDLGLIEVKDFVSFAAVKYNKVKDLLKNIKDEKMKGKKFKIEVARKVVKKEEER, from the coding sequence ATGAATAAAAAACACCATTCCAACAATATACTTTCGAATTTAGGAATTGAGAGTCTAAATGAAATGCAAGAGGTAGCGCAGGATGCTATTTTGAACGATAATAATGTTTTACTGCTTTCTCCAACAGGATCAGGAAAAACACTAGCTTTTTTACTGCCTATTTTAGAGTTGTTACAGCCTGAAATTCTTTCGGTTCAATGTTTAATTTTAGTGCCTTCTCGTGAATTAGGTTTGCAGATTGAGCAGGTTTGGAAGAAAATGGGGACTCCCTATAAAGTAAATATTTGCTACGGAGGTCACTCTATTGATACTGAGATTAAAAATTTAAGCAATCCTCCGGCAGTTTTGATTGGAACTCCGGGTAGAATTGCCGATCATATTGATCGCGATACTTTTCGCACCGATAAAATTCAGACTTTGGTTTTGGACGAGTTTGATAAGTCTTTGCAGCTTGGTTTTCATGAGCAAATGTCATATATTATTGGAAAGTTAACGAAATTGAACAAACGTGTTTTGGTTTCAGCGACTTCAGATATTGAGATTCCAAGATATACCAGGGTCGTCAATCCAACTGTTTTGGATTTTATTCCGGAAGAGGAGGAAAAGACGAATCTTTCGATGAAAATGGTGGTTTCACCCGCTAAGGATAAACTGGACAGTTTGTTTAATTTGATCTGTTCACTGAAATCACAGTCCGCTATTATTTTCTGTAATCATCGTGATGCGGCAGAACGCATTAGTGATACTTTAAACGAAAAAGGGATTTATGCGACATATTATCATGGCGGAATGGATCAGGAGGAGCGTGAGCGTGCACTGATTCAATTTAGAAACGGGAGTATGAGTTATCTGATTACTACCGATTTGGCCGCACGTGGATTGGATATTCCGGAAATGAAACACGTCATTCATTATCATCTGCCTTTAAAAGAAGATGAATTCACGCACCGAAATGGTCGTACGGCACGTATGCAGGCTTCAGGAACAGCCTATATTATTGTTCACGAAAGTGAAAAACAACTGGATTATATTGATTATGGGATGGAGGTTTTAGAGGTTGCCAGCACTACAGTTTTGCCAAAACCACCTCAATTTCAAACCATTTATATTAGTGGCGGAAAGAAAACCAAATTGAATAAAATAGATATTGTTGGTTTCTTTTCTCAAAAAGGAAAACTTGAAAAAGGAGATTTAGGTCTTATTGAAGTAAAGGATTTTGTATCGTTTGCGGCTGTTAAATACAATAAGGTAAAAGATCTGCTAAAAAATATTAAAGACGAAAAAATGAAGGGCAAGAAATTCAAAATTGAAGTTGCCCGCAAAGTGGTCAAGAAAGAGGAGGAGAGGTAA
- a CDS encoding PhnA domain-containing protein → MSIERELNKRSGSKCELCGAEENLKVYQVLPTQKGGIDEAIFACNTCIDQIENPDNVDLNHWRCLNDSMWNENVAVQVVAWRMLSRMRSAGWPQELLDMMYLDEDTLAWASATGEGEDDENKIVHRDSNGVILEHGDSVVLIKDLKVKGSSMVAKQGTAVRNIRLDHENAEYIEGKVDGQQIVIITQYVKKI, encoded by the coding sequence ATGAGTATCGAAAGAGAATTAAATAAACGCAGCGGATCTAAATGCGAACTTTGTGGAGCGGAGGAAAACCTAAAAGTATATCAGGTATTACCAACTCAAAAAGGCGGAATTGATGAAGCTATATTTGCCTGCAATACCTGTATCGACCAAATCGAAAATCCGGATAATGTTGACTTAAACCACTGGAGATGTCTTAATGACAGTATGTGGAATGAAAACGTTGCCGTACAAGTTGTAGCCTGGAGAATGTTAAGCCGTATGCGCAGTGCCGGTTGGCCTCAAGAATTACTAGATATGATGTATCTGGACGAAGATACCTTAGCATGGGCCAGCGCCACTGGCGAAGGCGAAGACGACGAAAATAAAATCGTTCATCGTGACAGTAACGGTGTTATTTTAGAACACGGAGATTCTGTAGTTCTAATTAAAGATCTTAAAGTAAAAGGATCGAGCATGGTAGCCAAACAAGGGACTGCTGTACGTAACATCCGTTTAGACCATGAAAATGCCGAATACATTGAAGGAAAAGTTGACGGTCAGCAAATCGTGATTATTACCCAATACGTGAAGAAAATATAG
- the coaD gene encoding pantetheine-phosphate adenylyltransferase, which translates to MRKALFPGSFDPITLGHEDIIKRGIPLFDEIVIAIGVNAEKKYMFSLEERKRFIEETFKDEPKVSVITYEGLTIDLAKKLKANFILRGLRNPADFEFEKAIAHTNRKLSKIETVFLLTAASTSFISSSIVRDVLRHGGEYEMLVPDAVRVKK; encoded by the coding sequence ATGCGAAAAGCCCTATTCCCCGGATCATTTGACCCTATTACACTGGGACACGAAGACATCATCAAAAGAGGAATTCCTTTATTTGATGAAATCGTTATTGCCATTGGTGTCAACGCCGAAAAAAAATACATGTTTTCACTCGAAGAAAGAAAACGCTTTATAGAAGAAACTTTTAAAGATGAACCCAAAGTTTCAGTGATCACTTATGAAGGATTAACCATTGATCTGGCTAAAAAACTTAAAGCTAATTTCATCCTGAGAGGCTTACGCAATCCTGCCGATTTTGAATTCGAAAAGGCCATTGCACACACCAACAGAAAACTATCTAAAATAGAAACTGTATTTCTACTAACAGCAGCAAGTACATCATTTATTAGTTCAAGCATAGTTCGTGATGTATTGCGTCATGGCGGAGAATATGAAATGCTGGTTCCGGATGCGGTTAGGGTGAAGAAGTAA
- a CDS encoding D-alanine--D-alanine ligase, with translation MKNIAIIMGGYSSEYKISLISGNVVHQYLDKTKYNGFRIHIFKEKWVYVDENNAEFTIDKNDFSVTVNDQKITFDCVFNAIHGTPGEDGLMQAYFELLGIPQSSCDYYQAALTFNKRDLLSVLKPYGIKTAISYYLNKGDVIHTAEIVKKVGLPCFVKPNKAGSSFGISKVKTEAELPIAIEVAYKEDNEIIIESFLDGTEVSVGVINYQGEIKVLPITEIVSDNDFFDYEAKYEGKSQEITPARISDELTQKVSETAKRAYEVLKMKGFSRSEFIIVDNEPYMLEMNTIPGLTTESLIPQQAHAAGISLEDLFTNAIELAL, from the coding sequence ATGAAAAACATAGCCATTATCATGGGCGGATATTCAAGCGAATATAAAATTTCGTTAATCAGCGGAAACGTGGTACATCAATATCTTGACAAAACAAAATACAACGGATTCCGTATTCATATTTTCAAAGAAAAATGGGTTTATGTAGACGAAAACAACGCCGAATTTACCATTGATAAAAACGATTTTTCAGTAACCGTAAACGATCAAAAAATTACTTTCGACTGTGTTTTCAATGCTATTCACGGAACTCCGGGCGAAGACGGTTTAATGCAGGCTTATTTTGAGTTATTAGGGATTCCGCAATCCTCCTGCGACTATTATCAGGCAGCATTAACCTTCAACAAACGTGATTTATTATCGGTTTTAAAACCATATGGAATCAAAACGGCGATTTCGTATTACCTAAATAAAGGCGATGTAATCCATACGGCCGAAATCGTTAAGAAAGTAGGTTTACCATGTTTTGTTAAACCAAACAAAGCAGGTTCCAGCTTCGGAATTTCAAAAGTAAAAACAGAAGCCGAACTTCCAATTGCAATCGAAGTAGCATACAAAGAAGACAACGAAATCATCATCGAAAGTTTCCTTGACGGAACCGAAGTTTCAGTAGGAGTAATCAATTATCAGGGAGAAATTAAAGTTTTACCTATTACCGAAATTGTATCTGATAATGACTTCTTCGATTATGAGGCTAAATATGAAGGGAAATCACAGGAAATTACTCCTGCGAGAATTTCTGACGAATTAACTCAAAAAGTAAGCGAAACAGCAAAACGTGCTTACGAAGTCTTAAAAATGAAAGGTTTCTCCAGAAGCGAATTCATTATTGTAGACAACGAACCTTATATGCTCGAAATGAATACCATTCCGGGTTTAACCACCGAAAGTTTGATTCCACAGCAAGCCCACGCAGCAGGAATTTCACTGGAAGATTTATTTACTAATGCGATTGAGTTAGCTTTGTAA
- a CDS encoding PASTA domain-containing protein, protein MSLRKYLTSRVFFVQVLSAAAIIAVLGYLFMHWLTFTTDHGNEITVPNLSKLTEEQVESKLDELDLDYVLLDSVDYRSEFPKYSVVEQDPLPGTKVKVGRKIYIKINASGFSSVKVPDLIEKTYREAVPTLKALGLEAGTITYIPNLGKDMVLEMRYKGRNLKVGDRVLKASKIDLVLGDGKATYEDEGQAVDSVAAPTTEKTNDEQ, encoded by the coding sequence ATGAGTTTACGTAAGTATTTAACGAGCCGGGTATTTTTTGTGCAAGTATTAAGTGCGGCAGCTATAATTGCCGTTTTGGGTTATCTGTTTATGCATTGGTTGACTTTTACCACTGATCATGGTAATGAAATTACTGTTCCGAATTTATCCAAACTAACGGAGGAGCAGGTAGAGTCAAAACTGGATGAACTGGATCTGGATTATGTACTTTTGGACAGCGTTGATTACCGAAGTGAATTCCCAAAATACAGTGTTGTTGAGCAGGATCCTCTGCCGGGAACAAAAGTAAAAGTGGGAAGAAAAATATATATTAAAATTAATGCATCAGGATTTTCCTCTGTTAAAGTACCTGATTTAATTGAGAAAACCTATCGTGAGGCAGTTCCAACGCTAAAAGCTTTAGGGCTTGAAGCAGGAACGATTACTTATATTCCAAACTTAGGAAAAGATATGGTTTTGGAGATGCGTTATAAAGGAAGAAACTTAAAAGTAGGAGATCGTGTGCTGAAAGCTTCTAAAATTGACTTGGTTTTAGGAGACGGAAAAGCAACTTATGAAGATGAAGGGCAGGCTGTAGACAGTGTAGCTGCGCCAACTACTGAAAAAACTAATGATGAGCAATAA
- a CDS encoding RluA family pseudouridine synthase, with protein sequence MSNNTENLDLEDELFEHFRFEVPKGQALLRIDKYLMNLIQNATRNKIQNAATEGNIFVNDIPVKSNYKVKPFDVVTVMLSHPPFENHILPEDIPLNIVYEDDALLLINKEPGMVVHPGHGNYTGTLVNALAHHFDNLPMNSSERPGLVHRIDKDTSGLLVVAKTEAAMTHLAKQFEAKTSEREYIALVWGNVAEESGTIEGNLARHLKDRMQMAVFADPEIGKPAITHYKVLERFGYVTLISCKLETGRTHQIRAHMKHIGHPLFNDERYGGHLILKGTTFTKYKQFIENCFKALPRQALHAKTLGFVHPNTGEMMRFDTELPQDFQDCIEKWRNYVKTHNVDEEEN encoded by the coding sequence ATGAGCAATAATACTGAAAATTTAGATCTGGAAGACGAATTATTCGAACACTTCAGATTTGAAGTCCCTAAAGGTCAGGCGCTTTTGCGTATTGACAAATATTTAATGAATTTGATTCAGAATGCGACGCGAAATAAAATTCAGAATGCCGCTACTGAAGGAAACATTTTTGTAAATGATATTCCGGTTAAATCAAATTATAAAGTAAAACCGTTTGATGTGGTGACTGTGATGTTGTCGCATCCTCCTTTTGAAAACCATATTTTGCCGGAAGATATTCCGTTGAATATTGTATATGAAGACGATGCTTTGTTGTTAATCAACAAAGAGCCGGGAATGGTGGTACATCCGGGGCACGGAAACTATACCGGAACACTGGTGAATGCACTGGCGCATCATTTTGACAACTTGCCAATGAACAGCAGTGAACGTCCGGGCTTGGTACACCGAATTGATAAGGATACGTCCGGGCTTTTGGTAGTGGCAAAAACTGAAGCGGCAATGACACATTTGGCCAAACAATTTGAAGCCAAAACCTCAGAACGCGAGTATATTGCGCTGGTTTGGGGGAATGTAGCCGAAGAATCGGGAACGATAGAAGGGAATCTTGCCAGACATTTAAAAGACCGCATGCAAATGGCTGTTTTTGCAGATCCTGAAATAGGAAAACCTGCTATTACACATTATAAAGTATTGGAACGTTTTGGTTATGTGACTTTGATTTCCTGTAAACTGGAAACCGGAAGAACACACCAGATTCGTGCTCACATGAAACATATCGGGCATCCGTTGTTTAATGACGAACGTTACGGAGGTCATTTGATTTTAAAAGGAACTACATTTACCAAGTACAAACAGTTTATCGAAAACTGTTTTAAAGCATTACCACGTCAGGCGCTGCATGCTAAAACACTTGGTTTTGTACATCCAAATACAGGTGAAATGATGCGTTTTGATACGGAACTGCCTCAGGACTTTCAGGATTGTATCGAGAAATGGCGTAATTACGTGAAAACGCACAATGTAGATGAAGAAGAAAATTAA